In Candidatus Paceibacterota bacterium, the sequence CCATGCCGCTTGGCTTCACTGACCGCGCGCTCCACCTGCGCGAGGGTCTGCTTCTTCTTAAGTCGGTCCAGGATTTTCTGCGTGCCCGCTTCCACGCCGAAGGCCAGAGAATCGCAGCGCGCTTGCTTCATGAGCGGGAGCTGATCAATGCCCACCGCGTCCGCCCGGCCCTCGCAGCCCCAATTAAACTGCAGCCGGCGGTCAATGATGCCCTGGCAAATGGCGCTGATCCGTTTGCGGTTAATGAGAAAATGATCGTCGGTCAGGTAGATCGAGCGAAAGCCCTGATCGTTAAGCTGCTGCAATTCGCCCAGTACATGCTCCGGCGAGCGGCTCCGCCAGCGCCCTTCTCCCAGCAACGGGATGTCGCAGTAAATGCAGGAGTAAGGACAGCCCCGCGAGGTCTGCACCGTGCAAAACTTGTCGAGCGAGAGCACCGCGGGCACGTCCAGCGGCAAGGATTCGATGTAATCAATCGGCAGGCTGGTGCGGTCGGGATAGGGGAACTGGTCCAAGTCTGCCAGGATGGGCCGGGGCGCGTTCTGAATGACTCTGCCCCTCCCATCACGCCAGACCAGGCCCGCCACCGAGCCCGGATCGTCGAGGTGGCTCAGGTAATCCGGCAGAAGTTCCTCGCCCTCGCCGCGGCCCACGCAGTCAATGTCCGGACAATCCATCAGGATGCGGTCCGCGTTCAAAGTGGCAAAGGCCCCGCCGACGATGATCGGGATATCCGCCGCCTTTGCCTTGAGCTGGCGGGCCATCCGTTTGGCCGCCGGGTAAGTGGTGGTCGAGAGGAAG encodes:
- a CDS encoding radical SAM protein, with amino-acid sequence MNVFLVYVGDDDFSRVLPATLNRSKSDNGRVKVMAFPPLGIQTLAPVLRQRGHQVRMFDTCHPQMKAEHIAEAAAQDRPDVIGLSFLSTTTYPAAKRMARQLKAKAADIPIIVGGAFATLNADRILMDCPDIDCVGRGEGEELLPDYLSHLDDPGSVAGLVWRDGRGRVIQNAPRPILADLDQFPYPDRTSLPIDYIESLPLDVPAVLSLDKFCTVQTSRGCPYSCIYCDIPLLGEGRWRSRSPEHVLGELQQLNDQGFRSIYLTDDHFLINRKRISAICQGIIDRRLQFNWGCEGRADAVGIDQLPLMKQARCDSLAFGVEAGTQKILDRLKKKQTLAQVERAVSEAKRHGINRVHGFFVVGSPGETESDIKESFRFAARLQLDTFGFNRLCAYRGTPLWQEYVERGIIDDERDWHKWFKCSDIDPTTLPSELVNRLRARGYGSLFARRLLKRPIRTARLLRAFGRHMKISDMIKLLSSPFRRRTLTRKPELPARMLDLGLEAPDRRAVSLADLQPAG